The bacterium CG_4_10_14_0_2_um_filter_33_32 genome window below encodes:
- a CDS encoding 3-methyladenine DNA glycosylase: protein MKRLDRSFFNRNTLTVAQELLGKFVIRKIDQKKIVSQIVETEAYMGFDDLASHASKGKTERTKIMFDKPGIAYIYMIYGMYYCFNIVTEKKDFPAAVLIRAIKPINNENIDYADIKTDGPGKLCRFLEINKDFNGEDLITFSNLWIEDRGTIVSKNNIDTAKRIGVDYAKHCANYPWRFYLK, encoded by the coding sequence ATGAAGAGATTAGATCGCAGTTTTTTTAATAGAAATACTTTAACGGTTGCCCAAGAGCTCTTGGGCAAATTTGTTATAAGAAAGATAGACCAAAAAAAGATAGTTAGTCAAATTGTTGAGACAGAAGCTTATATGGGTTTTGATGATTTAGCTTCTCATGCATCAAAAGGTAAGACAGAAAGAACAAAAATTATGTTCGATAAGCCAGGTATTGCATATATCTATATGATTTATGGAATGTATTATTGCTTTAATATAGTTACTGAAAAGAAGGATTTTCCGGCTGCAGTATTAATTAGGGCGATTAAGCCAATCAATAATGAGAATATTGATTATGCAGATATCAAAACAGACGGTCCGGGAAAACTATGTCGTTTTCTAGAAATTAATAAAGATTTTAATGGAGAGGATCTTATTACTTTCTCCAATCTATGGATTGAAGATAGAGGCACAATAGTGTCAAAAAATAATATTGATACGGCTAAACGTATCGGTGTTGATTATGCCAAACACTGTGCTAATTATCCGTGGCGTTTTTATCTAAAATGA